A single window of Athene noctua chromosome 1, bAthNoc1.hap1.1, whole genome shotgun sequence DNA harbors:
- the SPART gene encoding spartin isoform X1, which yields MEQLQGPVMQEDANIKAINEEYRKAFIFINKGLNTDELGQKEEARSYYKQGLDHLLRGVSIPSQGPACIGSQWESARQMQQKMRETLRNVHARLGILEQNTPPVQASPAVMDAPAGVPKLYPSIPSKEKPERPPAPNSLFLPRQPPAADGSVGTVSQGQTPAMSPSSAKPRCLPNEAPPAYTPQATNGHFTVSYGTDSGEFSSVGEDYYSKCTQPPPLENLGVDADELILIPQGVQIFFVTPDGQVSAPSYPGYLRIVKFLDTDSETAQNRPPAFLQVCDWLYFLMCNESPVLCCNTGVYMFPDTTSQLPGSYVGVVLSSELPAADRELFEDLLKQMSDLRIQVPGSHEKVGLSSELPATERAHFEDKFKQMSGHKVQPPEASSDTVNLPQTVHIQPQPEGAENQKELPEWSEKVAHGILSGASWVSWGLIKGAEYTGKAIHKGASKLREHIQPEEKPLEVNPTVAKGLHVAKQATGGAVKVSQFLVEGVCSIASCVGKELAPHMKKHGSKLVPESLKKDKDGKSTFDGALVVAASGIQGFSTVWQGLENAAKCIAKSVSTETVKTVKYKYGDDAGHATDNAVNSAINVGMTAFNIDNIGIKAVVKRTAKETGHAVLDEYNVLDEKDKKLHQ from the exons ATGGAACAACTGCAGGGTCCAGTTATGCAAGAAGATGCAAATATTAAAGCTATTAATGAAGAGTACAggaaagcctttatttttatcaATAAAGGACTGAATACAGATGAACTGGGTCAGAAGGAAGAGGCAAGAAGTTATTATAAGCAAGGGCTTGACCACTTGCTCCGAGGAGTTAGCATTCCATCACAGGGCCCTGCATGTATTGGGTCCCAGTGGGAGTCTGCCAGGCAAATGCAACAGAAGATGAGGGAGACCCTCCGAAATGTTCATGCTCGACTCGGCATTCTAGAACAAAACACCCCACCTGTACAAGCAAGTCCTGCTGTGATGGATGCCCCTGCTGGGGTGCCCAAGCTGTACCCATCCATTCCTTCCAAAGAAAAGCCAGAAAGACCCCCTGCCCCTAATTCTCTGTTCCTACCACGTCAGCCACCTGCAGCAGATGGAAGTGTTGGAACTGTGAGCCAGGGGCAAACTCCAGCTATGAGTCCATCATCTGCAAAACCTCGTTGTCTGCCAAATGAAGCACCTCCTGCCTATACTCCTCAAGCTACCAATGGCCATTTTACTGTGTCTTATGGCACAGACTCTGGGGAGTTTTCTTCTGTAGGTGAGGACTACTACAGTAAGTGTACTCAGCCACCTCCCCTTGAAAACCTGGGAGTGGATGCAGATGAGCTGATCTTGATTCCCCAAGGAGTACAGATATTCTTTGTGACTCCTGATGGGCAGGTTAGTGCTCCTTCATATCCTGGATATCTACGCATTGTGAAGTTCCTGGATACAGATAGTGAGACGGCTCAGAATCGTCCACCTGCATTTCTTCAG GTTTGTGACTGGTTGTATTTTCTAATGTGTAACGAGTCTCCTGTTCTGTGCTGCAATACTGGAGTCTACATGTTCCCTGACACGACGTCCCAGTTACCAGGGTCCTACGTGGGAGTAGTGCTGTCTTCAGAACTTCCAGCAGCTGACAGAGAGCTGTTTGAGGATCTCTTAAAACAGATGTCTGACCTTCGAATCCAA GTGCCAGGATCCCATGAGAAAGTAGGGTTATCTTCAGAGCTCCCAGCAACTGAGAGAGCGCATTTTGAAGATAAATTTAAACAGATGTCTGGCCACAAAGTCCAG CCTCCAGAAGCCTCTAGTGATACAGTTAACTTGCCTCAGACTGTACATATCCAACCACAACCGGAAGGAGCAGAAAATCAGAAAGAGTTGCCAGAGTGGAGTGAGAAAGTTGCCCATGGAATCTTGTCAG GTGCATCTTGGGTAAGTTGGGGCCTAATTAAAGGAGCAGAATATACTGGTAAAGCTATCCACAAAGGAGCTTCTAAACTGCGAGAACACATTCAACCAGAAGAAAAACCTCTGGAAGTCAACCCGACTGTTGCAAAGGGACTTCATGTAGCAAAACAGGCTACGGGAGGAGCTGTGAAAGTCAGCCAGTTCTTAG TTGAGGGAGTGTGTTCCATAGCAAGCTGTGTTGGAAAGGAGCTAGCTCCACACATGAAGAAGCATGGCAGCAAATTAGTTCCAGAATCCCTTAAGAAAGATAAAGATGGCAAATCCACTTTTGATGGTGCTCTGGTGGTAGCAGCAAGTGGAATTCAAG GCTTTTCAACAGTGTGGCAAGGTTTAGAAAATGCAGCAAAGTGCATTGCTAAAAGTGTTTCAACCGAGACTGTAAAAACTGTCAAATACAA GTACGGAGATGATGCTGGCCATGCTACAGACAACGCTGTGAATTCTGCAATCAATGTTGGTATGACAGCATTTAACATTGACAATATTGGTATCAAAGCTGTTGTAAAGAGAACTGCAAAGGAAACTGGCCATGCTGTGTTAGATGAGTATAATGTATTGGATGAGAAGGATAAAAAATTACACCAATGA
- the SPART gene encoding spartin isoform X2, which produces MEQLQGPVMQEDANIKAINEEYRKAFIFINKGLNTDELGQKEEARSYYKQGLDHLLRGVSIPSQGPACIGSQWESARQMQQKMRETLRNVHARLGILEQNTPPVQASPAVMDAPAGVPKLYPSIPSKEKPERPPAPNSLFLPRQPPAADGSVGTVSQGQTPAMSPSSAKPRCLPNEAPPAYTPQATNGHFTVSYGTDSGEFSSVGEDYYSKCTQPPPLENLGVDADELILIPQGVQIFFVTPDGQVSAPSYPGYLRIVKFLDTDSETAQNRPPAFLQVCDWLYFLMCNESPVLCCNTGVYMFPDTTSQLPGSYVGVVLSSELPAADRELFEDLLKQMSDLRIQPPEASSDTVNLPQTVHIQPQPEGAENQKELPEWSEKVAHGILSGASWVSWGLIKGAEYTGKAIHKGASKLREHIQPEEKPLEVNPTVAKGLHVAKQATGGAVKVSQFLVEGVCSIASCVGKELAPHMKKHGSKLVPESLKKDKDGKSTFDGALVVAASGIQGFSTVWQGLENAAKCIAKSVSTETVKTVKYKYGDDAGHATDNAVNSAINVGMTAFNIDNIGIKAVVKRTAKETGHAVLDEYNVLDEKDKKLHQ; this is translated from the exons ATGGAACAACTGCAGGGTCCAGTTATGCAAGAAGATGCAAATATTAAAGCTATTAATGAAGAGTACAggaaagcctttatttttatcaATAAAGGACTGAATACAGATGAACTGGGTCAGAAGGAAGAGGCAAGAAGTTATTATAAGCAAGGGCTTGACCACTTGCTCCGAGGAGTTAGCATTCCATCACAGGGCCCTGCATGTATTGGGTCCCAGTGGGAGTCTGCCAGGCAAATGCAACAGAAGATGAGGGAGACCCTCCGAAATGTTCATGCTCGACTCGGCATTCTAGAACAAAACACCCCACCTGTACAAGCAAGTCCTGCTGTGATGGATGCCCCTGCTGGGGTGCCCAAGCTGTACCCATCCATTCCTTCCAAAGAAAAGCCAGAAAGACCCCCTGCCCCTAATTCTCTGTTCCTACCACGTCAGCCACCTGCAGCAGATGGAAGTGTTGGAACTGTGAGCCAGGGGCAAACTCCAGCTATGAGTCCATCATCTGCAAAACCTCGTTGTCTGCCAAATGAAGCACCTCCTGCCTATACTCCTCAAGCTACCAATGGCCATTTTACTGTGTCTTATGGCACAGACTCTGGGGAGTTTTCTTCTGTAGGTGAGGACTACTACAGTAAGTGTACTCAGCCACCTCCCCTTGAAAACCTGGGAGTGGATGCAGATGAGCTGATCTTGATTCCCCAAGGAGTACAGATATTCTTTGTGACTCCTGATGGGCAGGTTAGTGCTCCTTCATATCCTGGATATCTACGCATTGTGAAGTTCCTGGATACAGATAGTGAGACGGCTCAGAATCGTCCACCTGCATTTCTTCAG GTTTGTGACTGGTTGTATTTTCTAATGTGTAACGAGTCTCCTGTTCTGTGCTGCAATACTGGAGTCTACATGTTCCCTGACACGACGTCCCAGTTACCAGGGTCCTACGTGGGAGTAGTGCTGTCTTCAGAACTTCCAGCAGCTGACAGAGAGCTGTTTGAGGATCTCTTAAAACAGATGTCTGACCTTCGAATCCAA CCTCCAGAAGCCTCTAGTGATACAGTTAACTTGCCTCAGACTGTACATATCCAACCACAACCGGAAGGAGCAGAAAATCAGAAAGAGTTGCCAGAGTGGAGTGAGAAAGTTGCCCATGGAATCTTGTCAG GTGCATCTTGGGTAAGTTGGGGCCTAATTAAAGGAGCAGAATATACTGGTAAAGCTATCCACAAAGGAGCTTCTAAACTGCGAGAACACATTCAACCAGAAGAAAAACCTCTGGAAGTCAACCCGACTGTTGCAAAGGGACTTCATGTAGCAAAACAGGCTACGGGAGGAGCTGTGAAAGTCAGCCAGTTCTTAG TTGAGGGAGTGTGTTCCATAGCAAGCTGTGTTGGAAAGGAGCTAGCTCCACACATGAAGAAGCATGGCAGCAAATTAGTTCCAGAATCCCTTAAGAAAGATAAAGATGGCAAATCCACTTTTGATGGTGCTCTGGTGGTAGCAGCAAGTGGAATTCAAG GCTTTTCAACAGTGTGGCAAGGTTTAGAAAATGCAGCAAAGTGCATTGCTAAAAGTGTTTCAACCGAGACTGTAAAAACTGTCAAATACAA GTACGGAGATGATGCTGGCCATGCTACAGACAACGCTGTGAATTCTGCAATCAATGTTGGTATGACAGCATTTAACATTGACAATATTGGTATCAAAGCTGTTGTAAAGAGAACTGCAAAGGAAACTGGCCATGCTGTGTTAGATGAGTATAATGTATTGGATGAGAAGGATAAAAAATTACACCAATGA